The following are encoded together in the Brassica napus cultivar Da-Ae chromosome A9, Da-Ae, whole genome shotgun sequence genome:
- the LOC125577862 gene encoding uncharacterized protein LOC125577862 yields the protein MRKRGENKNRFFRIITMPLKVLGKARDLYMRSITGCAARTHYSSAGAVSVPFPRSRSTSSAFSSTTSSRRMSSDFTFDDDYSELVRAASVRSLGHKNEIDMIRHQQLQQRQENLMKRFTVC from the coding sequence ATGAGAAAGAGAGGAGAAAACAAGAACAGATTCTTTAGAATCATCACCATGCCTCTAAAAGTTTTAGGCAAGGCTCGTGACCTCTACATGCGAAGCATCACAGGCTGCGCAGCTCGCACTCACTACTCCTCAGCTGGTGCCGTCTCCGTTCCCTTTCCGAGAAGCCGGAGCACCTCCTCAGccttctcctccaccacctcttCGCGGAGGATGTCTTCCGATTTCACCTTCGACGATGACTACAGCGAGCTGGTCAGAGCTGCTTCCGTTAGGAGTTTAGGTCATAAGAACGAGATTGACATGATCAGACATCAGCAACTACAGCAGCGGCAAGAAAATCTCATGAAGAGATTCACGGTCTGCTAG